A genomic window from Salvia splendens isolate huo1 chromosome 11, SspV2, whole genome shotgun sequence includes:
- the LOC121756291 gene encoding pentatricopeptide repeat-containing protein At3g29230-like — protein sequence MEHRLGIILQKCKTANQLKQIHLQILINGLKHSNFLAVKLMPLSSDLISFDHALKLFNDLPTPNLIFHNTLIKCSIGKSHKIAAVAFNRLRESDILANSFTFTFLLSCFASFQKLRCGETVHGHVLKIGYSCSVFVMNNLLDFYSKCAADLGVVVKVFDEMSERDVVSWNTMIRAYMSCGEVACAMRLFEAMPEKNLVSWNTVVSGLVKGGRMELADEVFLRMPERNSVSWNTMISGYIKLGELGRARELFDQMPERSVASWTTMVSGYATNGDIASARMVFDQMPSKNVISWNAMIAGCVSNSAFDEALSVFQEMLVDGRCMPNQTTLISILSACTHSNSLEHGRWIESYMRKNKFELSLPLGNALIDMFAKCGDLESAEIIFHKMPRRCIITWTTMISGLAVNGRCREALDLFDTMCAEGQEPDDVIFIAVLSACTHGGLLEEGKALFNRMVQDFGIEARIEHYGCMVDVLARAGKIEEAIRFTESMHLEANSVIWATLLSACKLHGNRDLMELLNTKILEQEPNNANYLKLITDLSSSAGQWQEASIFRVAAREQGREKVTGCSSIHVGESVHEFVAKDTSHPQRKEVYKALRSLNRQMKPLFGVNVDSTLSC from the coding sequence ATGGAGCATCGTCTGGGAATTATATTGCAGAAATGTAAAACAGCCAACCAATTGAAACAAATCCATCTTCAAATTCTCATCAACGGATTAAAACATAGCAACTTTTTAGCAGTCAAGCTCATGCCACTTTCCTCGGACTTGATCTCTTTCGATCACGCTCTCAAACTGTTCAATGATTTGCCGACTCCAAATCTCATCTTTCACAATACATTGATCAAGTGCTCGATCGGAAAGTCCCACAAAATCGCAGCCGTCGCTTTCAACCGATTGCGAGAGTCCGACATTTTGGCAAACAGTTTCACTTTCACATTTCTGCTTAGTTGCTTCGCGTCGTTTCAGAAGCTGCGATGCGGCGAGACGGTTCACGGTCATGTTTTGAAGATCGGATATTCGTGTAGCGTGTTTGTGATGAACAATCTCCTGGATTTCTACAGTAAATGCGCGGCGGATTTGGGGGTAGTCGTGAAGGTGTTCGATGAAATGTCTGAGAGAGATGTTGTCTCGTGGAACACGATGATTAGGGCGTACATGAGCTGCGGGGAGGTAGCTTGCGCGATGAGGCTGTTCGAGGCGATGCCGGAGAAGAATTTGGTGTCGTGGAACACCGTTGTTTCGGGGCTCGTGAAGGGAGGCAGGATGGAGCTGGCTGATGAGGTTTTCCTGCGAATGCCCGAGAGGAATAGCGTGTCTTGGAACACGATGATCTCGGGTTACATCAAGCTAGGCGAGTTGGGAAGGGCGAGGGAGTTGTTTGATCAGATGCCGGAGAGAAGCGTAGCTTCTTGGACGACAATGGTCTCGGGCTATGCGACGAATGGCGACATTGCCTCTGCGAGAATGGTATTCGACCAAATGCCGTCGAAGAATGTGATCTCGTGGAACGCTATGATCGCTGGCTGTGTTAGCAACAGCGCTTTTGACGAGGCTTTATCTGTTTTCCAAGAAATGCTGGTCGATGGCAGATGCATGCCCAATCAGACGACGCTGATCAGCATCCTATCTGCCTGCACGCACTCGAATTCGCTTGAACACGGGAGATGGATCGAATCATACATGAGGAAGAACAAATTCGAGCTCTCGCTTCCCCTAGGCAACGCCCTGATAGACATGTTCGCCAAGTGTGGGGATCTAGAAAGCGCGGAGATCATCTTCCACAAGATGCCCCGGAGATGCATCATCACTTGGACCACGATGATCTCGGGGCTGGCAGTAAATGGCCGTTGCAGGGAAGCCCTAGACCTCTTCGACACCATGTGTGCGGAAGGCCAGGAGCCCGATGATGTGATCTTCATCGCGGTGCTCTCAGCCTGTACCCATGGAGGGCTGCTCGAAGAAGGGAAGGCATTGTTCAACCGAATGGTGCAGGATTTTGGAATTGAGGCGCGGATTGAGCACTACGGATGCATGGTGGACGTTCTTGCTCGAGCAGGGAAGATAGAGGAAGCCATTAGGTTTACAGAGAGTATGCATTTGGAGGCTAATTCAGTGATTTGGGCAACTCTGTTATCTGCTTGTAAACTCCATGGGAATAGGGATTTGATGGAGTTGTTGAACACAAAGATTTTGGAACAAGAGCCGAATAATGCCAATTATCTGAAGCTGATCACAGACTTGAGCTCTTCTGCTGGGCAGTGGCAGGAGGCATCGATTTTTCGAGTGGCTGCTCGAGAACAGGGGAGGGAGAAAGTTACGGGCTGCAGCTCGATTCACGTGGGAGAAAGTGTTCATGAATTTGTTGCTAAAGACACCAGCCATCCACAGAGAAAGGAGGTTTATAAAGCTTTGAGgagtttaaatagacaaatgaAGCCTCTGTTTGGTGTCAATGTAGATTCAACTTTGTCATGTTAA